The stretch of DNA TCCTGATCCAGAAATATAAGAGCAGGTTGGGCACTCACCTCCATAGCTTGGGCAAGAACCTGTCTTGGATCCAAAAGACTATTGTAGGTAATGCCAAACTGAGCTGCAATCTTTTTCACTTGGTAGACAGAGACCGATCGGGGGTCATCTGTATTGATACCTAAAACCACCACATTCTTCTCACGATACGCGTCTTCCAGTTGGCTGATAAGGGGTGCCGCTTTTTTACAATTGTGGCACCAGCTTGCCCAATAGTCTAAAATAACAACCTTACCTAGGTAATTCGCCAACTTGTGCGGCTTTCTCGACCAGTCTTTCAATTGGATATTGGCATACTCTGGCAATTTCTCTGCCTTAGTACAGGAAACTAAGCAGAGCAGCAAAAAAATAATTATATAAATTCTCAACAGTACTTTCATGAATAGTGCCATCCTTTGTTGTATTAGGGATTTGTTCGAATATTCTATATACAAAGTTCCCTCCTTACAGCGTGTCTTAAAAATAGGTCTATTCTTACGCGTAGGATAAGCTGCAAGAGTCTATAGTTAGGTTTTCAGACAGGCTCTTATAGAGCTATTCCTTTTTTGTTCCTATCTTCAGGAGTATTTTCCTGAACCCAGTATGTTTGCAGATCCTTGGCGATCCCCTTGACTCGGATCGGTTCTCTTTTCCTACAAGGAATGACATCCCTGACTAATTCATAGGTTTCTTGCGATATTAGAATTCGATCCGGTTCAGAGCTAGATTCTAACCTAGCTGCCAAATTTACCGCTTTGCCAATAATCGTATATTCCATATGCTTTTCAGAACCAAAATTTCCCACAATGCATTCCCCTGTATTGATGCCGATACGAATTTGGATTCCTTTTTGCTTGGCTTGTTTTTGCATCTCCCTAGCCATAAATACACAGTTGATCGCATCCTTTTGGACACCTTGCGTTTTAGGGTCGCCAAAAAATACCATTACAGCATCGCCAATGAATTTGTCGACTGTCGCGTCGTAACGAAGGGCTATATTCGTC from Bacteroidota bacterium encodes:
- a CDS encoding TlpA disulfide reductase family protein, with product MKVLLRIYIIIFLLLCLVSCTKAEKLPEYANIQLKDWSRKPHKLANYLGKVVILDYWASWCHNCKKAAPLISQLEDAYREKNVVVLGINTDDPRSVSVYQVKKIAAQFGITYNSLLDPRQVLAQAMEVSAQPALIFLDQEGKIFHRQYGLAAEDVPGLKKIINEKL